In the genome of Streptomyces sp. NBC_00190, one region contains:
- a CDS encoding polymorphic toxin-type HINT domain-containing protein, which produces MNGAKSSVVGVGTGSLKVEVKDKAKTQAAGVNGALVALTGAAGTAASGKVEVGLDVSAWAKNGSANWAARARLVQLPTCALTTPGAAGCTSRTPVASHRDASGRLVAEVDVSKRAAASASVLVAQPDAKSAPAAAPQVLAADGIALGVEPGPSSNLGDYSATPLMPSASWQAGANAANFTYGYTAEVPSAIAGAAPSVVLGYDSSSIDGRTASTNAQSGLIGEGWDWHPGSISRSYKGCKDAGIKDSGDECWAGDILSLSLAGHAGQIVRDDATCVYRLQGDDGTKIERLTDQRNAAWKGEGFKVTTTDGTQYYFGSNRLPGGDGTDTEAKSVSTVPVYFNSGQDKCLGADTPANGTWQQLGRQWNLDYVVDPHQNLISYRYEQEDNYYGRGGGQNNGTGVPTLYQRASYPTWIGYGQRLPDQVAAKGKANTAAQIWLRTGDRCFETGAACDPAQRKTNAKAWGDTPVDQECAQAGQCLNLSPTYFSTKRLTKIDTEVLGTGGYRNIDSYALTQHFEASVDGTAPTLWLDSIQRTATNARAALKVPAVSFKPKQIPNRVDGVVKRSNGSEATASRFYRPRIEEITTETGGLINVVYKGPECSRVAGTMPAAADSNTMACMPVKWYLPGQSFEDPVDDWFHKVVVQSVTQQDKVGGQVSQVTDYEYGGGVAWHRNDSEFTDPKTRTWDQFRGYATVTTRTGSGNSAEAPRTKSVATFLRGMDGDVLANGSKRSVNVPDAHGGTIKDDEVLSGFVRQTQTYDRDGGTVIADEVSTPLVKPKETATRAQSGGMPPITARVMNTGTVTSRAKLADGTWRTSERTSTYDDTAFSRPLQVDDKSDLSRPDQRLCTSFTYADGPGGALTQLASRTLVLKGTGGCAQTPNAANTVGDTRAYFDGKPLGQAGTTADQTGTEVLEKYDAAGSPVYRLNITSTYDVYGRISTTTNKVRKDAAHPDGAVTKTEYRALPNALPYEVTHTNPLGWKTTTTLDTGRAMPMKTTDENGHVAERAYDALGRVTAIWQPGQDRTVDPPVRKFSYSMSEARNAPTTVLSQTLMNDDSYISSYTIYDGLGRIRQTQAHTPSGAYGRMITDALFDSHGWQVKTSAPYYNDQAAPGGALFLPNGGVSPDSQIPAQTVSVFDGLGRTTASVFQSFGIEQWRSKTEYPGADEVRTSPPAGGYATATITNGTTSVLRQYKTNTPTGAYDETTYETNTQGQELRRKDSANNEWTFAYDLLGRTVKTTDPDAGIATTVYDDSKNLVTVTDARNKSATTVSDTLGRTTATYEGTAVDPAKQVGAFTYDTKALGKPATSTRFTGGASGNAYTTEVTAYDSGYRPLGTKVTIPPVENEKQLAGVYETKNTYDKYGQLKTTALPAITAAGLAAETLTYGSNIAGSFTSLDSTIGTQITPYVVDMRYDPYGRAIRTTIGDTGKQIVSTVDYDLATGRPVRSTLDKQTATRASVDVVDYTYNRVGQLTSISNTQDGAARDLQCFTTDYLGRLTQAWTDTGTTTTAPQPSVRGIGGCANSTGPAVDGTGKPSVGGPAPYWQQYEYDKIGNRTKLVKKDVTGSAAKDTTVTQTFGTGPNAGSGTGGPHALMKSTETSATGTKVTSYTYDATGNTASITSTPGTKTLTWNDQGKLDKITGTGESAGTSYLYDTGGNQLIRRDPGKTTLNLGTDQISLDTATGKVSNVRTYGAPGGLSITRTTTGGTSNLAYQSSDHHGTNGVQFNATDLAQVRRPADPFGNERGTQPAPGSWAGDKGFVGGTKEKATGFTLLGAREYDPTTGRFISPDPLIDAGDPQQWNAYGYSNNDPFNKSDPSGLRYDCAGEKGCNPNSYTGGDDDPIGSVHSTAGSGSASAGAELNNANDEVNRHKKRRDELKHAVVDLIGDLIGYNDARDCFTKGDVMACINTALNAVPWGKLFKAIKIGIKAFKIYKELNKTYDAVNAAERRASKAMEAFTKAKKAEDEAAAAASKAAKSGDAKASKESASDGADTRSKADKGEVDAESHGSGSDTPSAATECNSFPAGVRVVMGDGTTKSIEDVRDGDTVVATDPQTGQSTAKKVTATITTPDDKDFTDLTLTDDANPRGPPATITSTYHHPYWSESRRQWTDAGELTPGDQLRQPNGTTLTVQATRNYPYAVTTHNLTVDDFHTYYVLAGATPVLVHNCGGGTTVYRGVSEVSGETGGPNPAFDDAVEGIARPRGGDSTPEMHHLGMTDSDYTSWTTNPAAAIRAATRGGGSGVVMRGTIPGGRTHVHVNDQSWVEDDLRGEAEVIIQGVMRGRARAAWPGARLEDLGF; this is translated from the coding sequence GTGAATGGCGCAAAGTCGTCGGTGGTAGGGGTCGGGACGGGCAGCCTCAAGGTCGAGGTGAAGGACAAGGCCAAGACCCAAGCCGCCGGAGTGAACGGCGCGCTCGTCGCTCTCACCGGAGCTGCGGGGACTGCAGCCTCCGGCAAGGTCGAAGTCGGTCTCGACGTTTCGGCGTGGGCGAAGAACGGCAGCGCCAACTGGGCGGCCCGTGCCCGGCTGGTCCAGCTGCCCACGTGTGCCCTCACCACGCCCGGTGCTGCGGGCTGCACGAGCCGCACGCCGGTGGCCTCGCACCGGGATGCCTCCGGGCGCCTGGTAGCGGAGGTCGACGTATCCAAAAGGGCGGCGGCTTCAGCTTCGGTCCTGGTGGCGCAGCCTGACGCGAAGTCCGCTCCCGCAGCCGCCCCGCAGGTGCTTGCCGCGGACGGCATCGCTCTGGGCGTGGAGCCCGGCCCTTCCAGCAACCTCGGTGACTACTCCGCGACGCCGCTGATGCCGTCTGCTTCCTGGCAGGCTGGGGCGAACGCGGCGAACTTCACCTACGGCTACACGGCCGAGGTTCCTTCGGCCATTGCCGGGGCGGCGCCGAGCGTCGTGCTCGGGTACGACTCGTCCTCGATCGACGGACGGACGGCGTCGACGAACGCGCAGTCCGGTCTGATCGGCGAGGGCTGGGACTGGCACCCTGGCTCGATCTCCCGCTCGTACAAGGGCTGCAAGGACGCCGGCATCAAGGACTCGGGTGACGAGTGCTGGGCCGGCGACATCCTGTCCCTGTCCCTCGCCGGTCACGCCGGGCAGATCGTCCGTGACGACGCCACCTGCGTGTACCGCCTCCAGGGGGATGACGGTACGAAGATCGAGCGCTTGACCGATCAGCGGAACGCTGCCTGGAAGGGCGAGGGCTTCAAGGTCACCACGACCGACGGCACCCAGTACTACTTCGGCTCCAACCGCCTGCCCGGCGGTGACGGCACCGACACGGAAGCCAAGTCCGTGTCCACCGTCCCCGTGTACTTCAACAGCGGCCAGGACAAGTGCCTGGGCGCGGACACCCCGGCCAACGGCACCTGGCAGCAGCTGGGCCGGCAGTGGAACCTCGACTACGTCGTGGACCCGCACCAGAACCTGATCTCCTACCGCTACGAGCAGGAGGACAACTACTACGGGCGTGGCGGCGGCCAGAACAACGGCACCGGCGTCCCGACCCTCTACCAGCGCGCCTCGTACCCGACCTGGATCGGCTACGGCCAGCGCCTGCCCGACCAGGTCGCCGCCAAGGGCAAGGCCAACACCGCGGCCCAGATCTGGCTGCGCACCGGCGACCGCTGCTTCGAGACGGGCGCCGCATGCGACCCGGCACAGCGTAAGACCAACGCCAAGGCCTGGGGTGACACTCCCGTGGACCAGGAGTGCGCGCAGGCCGGCCAGTGCCTGAACCTGTCGCCGACGTACTTCTCCACCAAGCGCCTCACGAAGATCGACACCGAGGTTCTCGGCACCGGCGGCTACCGCAACATCGACTCCTACGCCCTCACGCAGCACTTCGAGGCCTCGGTCGACGGCACGGCGCCGACCCTCTGGCTCGACTCCATCCAGCGCACCGCCACCAACGCCCGGGCCGCGCTGAAGGTACCGGCGGTCTCCTTCAAGCCGAAGCAGATCCCCAACCGCGTCGACGGCGTCGTCAAGCGCTCCAACGGCAGTGAGGCCACCGCCTCCCGGTTCTACCGGCCGCGTATCGAAGAGATCACCACCGAGACCGGTGGCCTGATCAACGTGGTCTACAAGGGCCCGGAGTGCTCCCGCGTCGCAGGCACGATGCCGGCGGCCGCGGACAGCAACACGATGGCCTGCATGCCCGTCAAGTGGTACCTGCCGGGGCAGTCCTTCGAGGACCCGGTCGACGACTGGTTCCACAAGGTCGTCGTCCAGTCCGTCACCCAGCAGGACAAGGTCGGCGGCCAGGTCAGCCAGGTCACCGACTACGAGTACGGCGGCGGCGTCGCCTGGCACCGCAACGACTCCGAGTTCACCGACCCCAAAACCCGTACCTGGGACCAGTTCCGGGGCTACGCCACCGTCACCACCCGCACCGGCAGCGGCAACAGCGCCGAAGCACCGCGCACCAAGTCTGTCGCGACCTTCCTGCGCGGCATGGACGGAGACGTCCTCGCCAACGGCAGCAAGCGCAGCGTGAACGTCCCCGACGCCCACGGCGGCACCATCAAGGACGACGAAGTCCTCTCGGGCTTCGTCCGCCAGACCCAGACCTACGACCGCGACGGCGGCACCGTCATCGCCGACGAGGTCTCCACCCCCCTGGTCAAGCCCAAGGAGACCGCGACCCGCGCACAGTCCGGCGGCATGCCGCCCATCACCGCCCGCGTGATGAACACCGGCACGGTCACCAGCCGCGCCAAGCTCGCCGACGGTACGTGGCGTACCAGCGAGCGCACGTCCACCTACGACGACACCGCCTTCTCCCGGCCGCTCCAGGTCGACGACAAGAGCGACCTGTCCCGCCCCGACCAGCGTCTGTGCACCTCCTTCACCTACGCCGACGGCCCCGGCGGCGCACTCACCCAGCTCGCCTCCCGCACCCTCGTCCTCAAGGGCACCGGCGGCTGCGCCCAGACCCCGAACGCGGCGAACACGGTCGGCGACACCCGCGCCTACTTCGACGGCAAGCCCCTCGGCCAGGCCGGCACGACCGCCGACCAGACCGGCACCGAGGTCCTGGAGAAGTACGACGCCGCGGGCAGCCCCGTCTACCGCCTCAACATCACCTCCACCTACGACGTCTACGGCCGCATCAGCACCACCACCAACAAGGTCCGCAAGGACGCCGCCCACCCGGACGGCGCGGTCACCAAGACCGAGTACCGGGCCCTGCCCAACGCCCTGCCGTACGAGGTCACCCACACCAACCCGCTCGGCTGGAAGACCACCACCACGCTCGACACCGGCCGCGCGATGCCGATGAAGACCACCGACGAGAACGGGCACGTCGCCGAACGCGCCTACGACGCCCTCGGCCGCGTCACCGCCATCTGGCAGCCCGGCCAGGACCGGACCGTCGACCCGCCGGTCCGCAAGTTCTCGTACAGCATGAGCGAGGCGCGTAACGCCCCGACCACCGTTCTGAGCCAGACGCTCATGAACGACGACTCGTACATCTCCAGCTACACCATCTACGACGGCCTCGGCCGCATCCGCCAGACCCAGGCCCACACCCCCTCCGGCGCCTACGGCCGGATGATCACCGACGCGCTCTTCGACTCGCACGGGTGGCAGGTCAAGACCAGCGCGCCGTACTACAACGACCAGGCGGCGCCCGGTGGCGCCCTGTTCCTCCCCAACGGCGGCGTCAGCCCCGACAGCCAGATCCCCGCCCAGACCGTCTCCGTCTTCGACGGCCTCGGCCGCACCACCGCCTCCGTCTTCCAGTCCTTCGGCATCGAACAGTGGCGCTCCAAGACCGAATACCCGGGAGCCGACGAGGTCCGCACCAGCCCGCCGGCCGGCGGCTACGCCACGGCCACCATCACCAACGGCACCACCTCCGTCCTGCGCCAGTACAAGACCAACACCCCCACCGGCGCCTACGACGAGACCACGTACGAGACCAACACCCAGGGCCAGGAGCTGCGCCGCAAGGACTCCGCCAACAACGAGTGGACCTTCGCCTACGACCTCCTGGGCCGCACGGTGAAGACCACCGACCCGGACGCGGGCATCGCCACCACGGTCTACGACGACAGCAAGAACCTCGTCACCGTCACCGACGCCCGCAACAAGAGCGCCACCACTGTCAGCGACACCCTCGGCCGCACCACCGCCACCTACGAGGGCACGGCCGTCGACCCGGCCAAGCAGGTCGGCGCTTTCACCTACGACACGAAGGCACTCGGCAAGCCGGCCACCAGCACCCGCTTCACCGGTGGCGCCTCGGGGAACGCGTACACCACCGAGGTCACCGCATACGACAGCGGCTACCGCCCGCTGGGCACCAAGGTCACCATTCCCCCGGTCGAGAACGAGAAGCAGCTCGCCGGCGTCTACGAGACGAAGAACACCTACGACAAGTACGGCCAGCTGAAGACGACCGCTCTGCCGGCCATCACGGCTGCCGGACTCGCTGCGGAGACGCTCACCTACGGCAGCAACATCGCCGGCAGCTTCACCTCCCTCGACAGCACCATCGGCACGCAGATCACGCCGTACGTCGTGGACATGCGCTACGACCCGTACGGCCGTGCCATCCGCACCACCATCGGCGACACCGGCAAGCAGATCGTCTCCACGGTCGACTACGACCTGGCCACCGGCCGGCCCGTCCGCTCCACCCTGGACAAGCAGACCGCGACGAGGGCCAGCGTCGACGTCGTCGACTACACCTACAACCGCGTCGGCCAGCTGACGTCCATCAGCAACACGCAGGACGGTGCCGCCCGCGACCTGCAGTGCTTCACCACCGACTACCTCGGCCGCCTGACCCAGGCCTGGACCGACACCGGCACCACCACGACGGCGCCGCAGCCGAGCGTCCGTGGTATCGGAGGCTGTGCCAACAGCACCGGTCCTGCGGTCGACGGCACGGGCAAGCCGAGCGTGGGCGGCCCGGCCCCGTACTGGCAGCAGTACGAGTACGACAAGATCGGCAACCGCACCAAGCTGGTCAAGAAGGACGTCACCGGAAGCGCGGCCAAGGACACGACGGTCACCCAGACCTTCGGCACCGGTCCGAACGCGGGCAGCGGAACGGGCGGACCGCACGCCCTGATGAAGTCCACCGAGACCAGTGCCACCGGCACCAAGGTGACCTCGTACACCTACGACGCCACCGGTAACACCGCCTCCATCACCAGCACCCCGGGCACCAAGACCCTGACCTGGAACGACCAGGGCAAGCTCGACAAGATCACCGGTACTGGCGAGAGCGCCGGCACCAGCTACCTCTACGACACCGGCGGCAACCAGCTCATCCGCCGCGACCCCGGCAAGACCACGCTGAACCTCGGCACCGACCAGATCAGCCTGGACACCGCCACCGGCAAGGTCTCCAACGTCCGCACGTACGGCGCTCCGGGCGGCCTGTCCATCACCCGCACCACGACCGGGGGCACCTCCAACCTCGCCTACCAGTCCTCGGACCACCACGGCACCAACGGCGTCCAGTTCAACGCCACCGACCTCGCCCAGGTCCGCCGCCCCGCCGACCCCTTCGGCAACGAGCGCGGCACCCAGCCCGCCCCCGGTTCCTGGGCCGGCGACAAGGGCTTCGTCGGCGGCACCAAGGAGAAAGCCACCGGCTTCACTCTCCTCGGAGCCCGCGAGTACGACCCGACCACGGGCCGCTTCATCAGCCCTGACCCGCTCATCGACGCGGGCGACCCCCAGCAGTGGAACGCGTACGGCTATTCCAACAACGACCCGTTCAACAAGTCGGACCCCAGCGGACTCCGGTATGACTGCGCAGGCGAAAAGGGCTGCAACCCGAACAGCTACACGGGTGGCGACGACGACCCCATCGGCAGCGTTCACAGCACTGCCGGCAGTGGGTCGGCCAGCGCCGGGGCTGAACTTAACAACGCCAATGATGAGGTCAACCGGCACAAGAAGCGGCGCGACGAGCTGAAGCACGCCGTCGTCGACCTGATCGGTGACCTGATCGGCTACAACGACGCTCGCGACTGCTTCACCAAGGGCGACGTCATGGCCTGCATCAACACCGCCCTCAACGCGGTCCCCTGGGGCAAGCTCTTCAAGGCCATCAAGATCGGCATCAAGGCCTTCAAGATTTACAAGGAACTCAACAAGACCTACGACGCTGTCAACGCCGCCGAACGCAGAGCCTCCAAGGCCATGGAAGCCTTCACCAAGGCCAAAAAGGCGGAGGACGAAGCAGCGGCGGCAGCATCCAAGGCAGCCAAATCAGGCGACGCGAAAGCCTCCAAGGAATCAGCCAGCGACGGCGCTGACACAAGATCCAAAGCCGACAAGGGGGAAGTCGATGCCGAGTCCCACGGCAGCGGCTCCGACACACCCTCAGCTGCCACTGAATGCAACAGCTTCCCGGCTGGCGTCCGTGTAGTGATGGGCGACGGCACAACGAAGTCCATCGAGGACGTCCGCGACGGCGACACCGTCGTGGCGACCGATCCGCAGACCGGCCAGAGCACAGCCAAGAAGGTCACGGCCACCATCACGACCCCCGACGACAAGGACTTCACCGACCTCACCCTGACCGACGACGCAAACCCCCGCGGCCCGCCGGCCACCATCACGTCCACCTACCACCACCCTTACTGGAGCGAGTCCCGCCGCCAGTGGACCGACGCCGGCGAACTCACCCCGGGCGACCAACTCCGCCAGCCCAACGGCACCACCCTCACCGTCCAGGCCACCCGCAATTACCCCTACGCCGTCACCACGCACAACCTCACCGTCGATGACTTCCACACGTACTATGTGCTGGCGGGCGCCACTCCGGTCCTGGTTCACAATTGCGGTGGCGGCACCACTGTCTATCGCGGAGTTTCGGAAGTGAGTGGCGAGACTGGCGGCCCCAACCCCGCCTTTGATGATGCCGTGGAAGGAATTGCAAGGCCGCGCGGTGGAGATTCGACACCTGAGATGCATCATCTCGGTATGACTGATAGTGACTACACCAGCTGGACCACTAACCCCGCGGCTGCTATTCGAGCAGCTACCAGAGGTGGCGGTAGCGGAGTTGTAATGAGAGGCACTATTCCCGGCGGGCGCACCCACGTTCATGTAAACGATCAGTCATGGGTTGAGGATGACCTTCGTGGCGAGGCTGAGGTAATCATTCAAGGGGTCATGAGAGGTCGAGCTAGGGCGGCATGGCCCGGCGCACGACTAGAAGATCTCGGGTTCTGA
- a CDS encoding AraC family transcriptional regulator: MQKNRQQGIRHTPRAATSIRELDTDVGIDPHRHDDHQIAYAGSGVLSITTDAGTWVAPATRALWIPAGTVHEHRAFGRTDLHSVGLPTRLNPLSLDGPAVIAVGPLLRELILAYTRAPEDTGPERRRLLGVLLDQLRASPLQPLHLPAPADPRLAAVCALLHVDPADPRGLAALAAHAGAGAGERTLSRLFRAELGMTFPQWRTQLRLHQALRLLAVGTPVTAVAHRCGWSSASAFIDVFRKAFGQTPGAYGRP, encoded by the coding sequence ATGCAGAAAAACCGCCAGCAGGGCATCCGCCACACGCCGCGGGCCGCGACCAGCATCCGCGAGCTCGACACCGACGTCGGGATCGATCCCCACCGCCACGACGACCATCAGATCGCCTACGCGGGCTCCGGTGTCCTCTCCATCACCACCGACGCCGGCACCTGGGTGGCCCCCGCGACCCGGGCCCTGTGGATCCCGGCCGGGACGGTGCACGAACACCGCGCCTTCGGCCGTACCGACCTGCACTCGGTCGGCCTGCCGACCCGGCTCAACCCGCTGTCCCTGGACGGGCCGGCCGTGATCGCCGTCGGCCCGCTACTGCGCGAGCTGATCCTGGCCTACACGCGCGCGCCCGAGGACACCGGCCCCGAGCGGCGCCGGCTGCTCGGGGTGCTCCTCGACCAGCTGCGGGCCTCGCCGCTCCAGCCGCTGCACCTGCCCGCCCCGGCCGATCCGCGGCTCGCGGCGGTGTGCGCGCTCCTGCACGTCGATCCGGCCGACCCGCGCGGGCTGGCCGCGCTCGCCGCACATGCGGGGGCGGGGGCGGGGGAGCGGACGCTGAGCCGGCTGTTCCGGGCCGAGCTGGGCATGACCTTCCCGCAGTGGCGCACCCAGCTGCGACTGCACCAGGCACTGCGGCTGCTGGCGGTCGGCACCCCGGTGACGGCGGTCGCGCACCGCTGCGGCTGGTCGTCCGCGAGCGCGTTCATCGACGTCTTCCGCAAGGCCTTCGGGCAGACGCCCGGGGCCTACGGGCGTCCGTAG
- a CDS encoding dihydrofolate reductase family protein has protein sequence MRKIVLMLSVSLDGYIEGPERQIDWHVVDDELHQYLNDEIRTMGGLLSGRVTHELMADFWPTADADPAITGPMAEFAGIWRSMPKYVYSRTLPEGRTDWNTTVVRDVVPAEVAALKAAPGGDLALGGPDLAASFLRHDLVDAYHICVHPVRIGRGKPLFPPVGYGPVPLRLDATRTFGNGVVLLRYGRP, from the coding sequence ATGCGGAAGATCGTCCTCATGTTGTCGGTCTCCCTCGACGGATACATCGAGGGACCCGAGCGGCAGATCGACTGGCACGTCGTCGACGACGAGCTGCACCAGTACTTGAACGACGAGATCCGCACGATGGGCGGACTCCTGAGCGGCCGCGTCACGCACGAGCTGATGGCCGATTTCTGGCCGACCGCCGACGCCGACCCCGCGATCACCGGGCCGATGGCCGAGTTCGCCGGCATCTGGCGGTCCATGCCGAAGTACGTGTACTCGCGCACCCTGCCGGAGGGCAGGACCGACTGGAACACCACGGTCGTCCGGGACGTCGTACCGGCGGAGGTCGCCGCGCTCAAGGCGGCCCCGGGCGGTGACCTGGCACTGGGCGGACCCGATCTCGCCGCCTCGTTCCTGCGCCACGACCTCGTGGACGCGTACCACATCTGTGTGCACCCGGTGCGGATCGGGCGCGGCAAACCGCTCTTCCCGCCCGTCGGCTACGGCCCGGTGCCGCTGCGCCTCGACGCCACGCGCACCTTCGGCAACGGCGTCGTACTCCTGCGCTACGGACGCCCGTAG
- a CDS encoding enoyl-CoA hydratase/isomerase family protein — MKTEDDTVLFDIEGRTGVVTLNRPKALNALTHPMVLRIDEALTSWAEDPAVHQVLIRGAGERGLCAGGDIRAIHDDAKAGNTASADFWRDEYRLNARIARYPKPYIALMDGIVMGGGVGVSAHGRVRVVTERSRVAMPETGIGFVPDVGGTWLLGRAPGRLGTHLALTGAAVGAADALLCGLADHFVPAARLTELTAGLAAAPVDEVLPRYAAAPPAGDLADRRAWIDHCYAADTVEEIVDRLLGQGEPAAKEAAETILAKSPTALKVTLAAVRRAAALDSLERVLAQEFRVSCNALPSHDLVEGIRAQVVDKDRRPRWSPPALADVADADVQRFFAPLGAGELTFG, encoded by the coding sequence GTGAAGACCGAAGACGACACCGTGCTGTTCGACATCGAGGGCCGGACCGGGGTGGTCACCCTCAACCGCCCCAAGGCCCTCAACGCCCTCACCCACCCCATGGTGCTGCGGATAGACGAGGCCCTCACCAGCTGGGCCGAGGACCCAGCCGTCCACCAGGTGCTGATCCGCGGGGCCGGTGAGCGCGGCCTGTGCGCGGGCGGCGACATCCGGGCCATCCACGACGACGCCAAGGCCGGGAACACCGCCTCCGCGGACTTCTGGCGCGACGAGTACCGCCTCAACGCCCGCATCGCCCGCTACCCGAAGCCGTACATCGCCCTGATGGACGGCATCGTGATGGGCGGCGGCGTCGGCGTCTCCGCCCACGGCCGCGTCCGCGTCGTCACCGAGCGCTCCCGCGTCGCCATGCCCGAGACCGGCATCGGCTTCGTCCCCGACGTCGGCGGGACCTGGCTGCTCGGCCGCGCCCCGGGCCGGCTCGGCACCCATCTCGCCCTCACCGGCGCGGCCGTGGGCGCGGCCGACGCGCTGCTGTGCGGGCTCGCCGACCACTTCGTCCCCGCCGCGCGGCTCACCGAGCTGACCGCCGGTCTCGCCGCGGCCCCCGTCGACGAGGTGCTGCCCCGGTACGCCGCCGCGCCGCCGGCCGGTGACCTCGCCGACCGGCGGGCCTGGATCGACCACTGCTACGCCGCGGACACCGTCGAGGAGATCGTGGACCGGCTGCTCGGCCAGGGCGAGCCGGCCGCCAAGGAGGCCGCCGAGACGATCCTGGCCAAGTCCCCGACCGCGCTGAAGGTCACGCTCGCCGCCGTGCGCCGGGCGGCGGCCCTCGACTCACTGGAGCGGGTCCTGGCCCAGGAGTTCAGGGTTTCCTGCAACGCCCTGCCCTCCCACGATCTGGTGGAGGGAATCCGGGCCCAGGTCGTCGACAAGGACCGCCGGCCGCGCTGGTCGCCGCCCGCCCTGGCGGACGTGGCCGACGCGGACGTGCAGCGGTTCTTCGCCCCGCTCGGCGCGGGCGAGCTCACCTTCGGCTGA